A window from Zingiber officinale cultivar Zhangliang chromosome 7A, Zo_v1.1, whole genome shotgun sequence encodes these proteins:
- the LOC121999529 gene encoding F-box/LRR-repeat protein At3g48880-like produces the protein MTRFSLISLFPFHRLALGDLAVAVPFVCKSWYRASLDPSCWRRLNFRSLDFMPWSPFSRAFALRYHLHSLLSFSAFLRFALHHSRGVIDQLAFPLSSVVSIHDLAYASVKCPRLKALALPDNLMLEDDLRIPELERRWKDLEHLEMETKPSSFLEAVAEIGRNCPRFVGLKVRGLIGREDAKALARCLPELKHLELSKSYLTKDELLVVIGGCRKLETLTVKDCLGFQADDEILKLVSRIEWFEHEGSTLVYSYTCSNISSRSALQVSFFLSTLDP, from the exons atgacgcgatttag cctcatctccctcttccccttccacCGCCTCGCCCTCGGAGATCTCGCCGTCGCCGTCCCATTCGTCTGCAAGTCCTGGTACCGCGCCTCCCTCGACCCTAGCTGCTGGCGCCGCCTCAACTTCCGCTCCCTCGATTTCATGCCCTGGAGCCCTTTCTCCCGCGCCTTTGCGCTCCGCTACCACCTCCACTCCCTCCTCTCCTTCTCCGCCTTCCTCCGTTTCGCCCTCCACCATTCCCGCGGTGTCATCGACCAACTCGCCTTCCCCCTTTCCTCTGTCGTCTCCATCCACGACCTCGCCTATGCCTCTGTCAA ATGCCCGAGATTGAAGGCGCTGGCTTTGCCGGACAACCTGATGCTGGAGGATGACCTTCGAATCCCGGAGCTAGAGCGGCGGTGGAAGGATCTGGAGCATCTGGAGATGGAGACCAAGCCCTCCTCGTTCCTGGAGGCGGTCGCCGAGATCGGCCGTAACTGCCCGCGGTTTGTCGGGTTAAAGGTGCGCGGGCTAATCGGGCGCGAGGACGCCAAGGCCCTGGCGCGGTGCCTGCCGGAACTGAAGCACCTGGAGTTGAGCAAGTCCTACTTGACCAAGGACGAGCTGTTGGTGGTCATCGGCGGCTGCCGGAAGCTGGAAACGTTGACCGTAAAGGATTGCCTCGGATTCCAGGCGGACGACGAGATTCTGAAGCTGGTGTCGCGCATCGAGTGGTTCGAGCACGAGGGGTCGACGCTCGTATATTCTTACACCTGTTCGAACATTAGCAGTAGGTCCGCTTTAcaggtctctttctttttatctacTTTAGATCCGTAA
- the LOC121999530 gene encoding BTB/POZ domain-containing protein At5g48800-like gives MWMTYLDIVFHNFLFNFCILLSKFPLVSRSGKIWKMVVESREPDLSRLELHEVPGGAEAIELAAKFCYGTNFEITASNVAQLRCIAEYLEMTEQYQERNLIVRAEAFLNEVVFQSLEKSLEVLSSSNGLSPIVDEVGIVNRCIDAIAINASKEQLVSGLAHLECDSRSGKLMMHCQDWWVEDLSVLKINLYRRVIAAMRRAGDYVYS, from the exons ATGTGGATG ACATATCTTGATATTGTTTTTCATAACTTCCTTTTCAATTTTTGCATATTGTTGTCCAAGTTCCCTCTGGTTTCACGAAGTGGAAAAATCTGGAAAATGGTAGTTGAATCCAGGGAGCCAGACCTTTCCAGATTAGAGCTTCATGAGGTACCTGGGGGAGCTGAAGCAATTGAACTCGCCGCTAAGTTCTGTTACGGGACTAACTTCGAGATCACGGCGAGTAATGTTGCCCAACTTCGTTGCATTGCCGAGTATCTGGAAATGACTGAACAATATCAAGAACGCAACCTAATCGTCAGAGCAGAGGCGTTCTTAAACGAGGTTGTGTTTCAAAGCCTCGAAAAGTCCCTGGAAGTTTTATCTTCATCTAATGGTTTGTCTCCCATAGTCGACGAGGTCGGTATAGTGAATCGATGCATAGATGCAATCGCGATCAACGCTAGCAAGGAGCAATTGGTTTCTGGTTTAGCTCACTTAGAATGTGATAGCAGATCAGGAAAATTAATGATGCATTGTCAGGACTGGTGGGTGGAAGACCTTTCTGTGCTAAAAATTAATCTTTATCGACGAGTTATCGCTGCAATGAGGAGAGCTGGTGACTACGTATATTCTTGA